The nucleotide sequence ATCTAAGTAAACAAAAATTAAATAGGGCAATTGCAAGAGTAGTAAACAAAGAGGTTTGTGATGGATGTAAACTTACAGTGCCTAAGTTATATCTTGATAGATTAAAGAGAGGGGAAGTTGTTTTTTGTCCAAATTGTGGTAGAATTTTATGGATGGAAAAATGAATTTAATTATTTTTTTAGTAGTAGGCATAATTTTTGTTTATTTAGTTGATAGAGTTTTAAAGTATTTTACCACTCCAAGATGTCCGAAGTGTGGGAAAGTATTATTAACAAGATATAGACTAATAAAGCCACCAACACCTACCGAAGATGGAAAAGAAGAAAAAACTTTATATTGTGAATGTGGATATGAAAAGAAAGTTGAATATAATGTACCTTATTGGAAAATAGTAAGAAAAGAAGGATTTAGAGGTTTTGAAATCATACCTTGGGTAGATCTATATAAGAAGGAGGAAGTGGACCGGGCAACCGCGGAATCCTCGAAAGAGGATTCTGAGGAAAGTCCGAACACCACAGGGCAGGGTGCTGGGTAACACCCAGTCAGGGTGACCTGAAGGAAAGTGCCACAGAAAACATACCGCCTAAGCTGAAAAGCTTAGGTAAGGGTGAAAAGGTGAGGTAAGAGCTCACCAGCAGATGGGTGACCATCTGGCTTGGTAAACCCCACCCGGTGCAAGGCCAAATAGGAGGGGTTGAGGTGGCCCGCCGACCCTCGGGTTGGCCGCTTAAGGTAATGAGTAATCATTACCTCAGATAGATGGTTGCCACTCCAATATTGGAGTACAGAATTCGGCTTATAGGTCCACTTCCTCCTTTTTTATTCTAAAAAATCCCCTATTTAATTCCATCTATAATAGTGCTATAATCAAAGGTGGAAATTGGTGGAAATGGGTGGAAGATAAAGGGGATTTTATGTTTATTGGGGAATATATTCACTCTTTGGATGAAAAAGGAAGATTAACCATCCCTAATGTATTTAGGCAAGAATTAGGTGATAAATTTTATATTACCCGTGGTTTTAATAAATGTCTTCATCTCTACACCATTGAGGAATGGATGAAATTTTCAGAGTTCCTTCTAAGTTTCTCCCCAACTGATGAAGCATCTATTAATTTAAAAAGGTTTTGGTTTTCCAGCTCTGTAGAGGGATGTTGGGATAAATTAGGCAGAGTTTTAATACCAGTTTATTTAAGGGAATATGCAGAATTAGATAAGGACGTGGTAATAATTGGGGTAGGAAAATATATAGAGGTTTGGAATAAAGAAAATTGGGAGAAATTTAAAAAGCAAGTAGATTTATTAGAAAAATTGAAAGAAATAAATGAAAAGGTGGAAAGATCATGGAAATGATACATATTCCTGTAATGCTAAAGGAGGTTGTTGATTACTTAAATATTCGTCCTAATGGAATATATATTGATGCAACGGTTGGTTTAGGAGGGCATGCTGGGGAGATTCTAAAAAGATTAAAGGATGGATTATTAATAGGTTTTGATAAGGATTCTGAAGAAATTGCTATAACAGAGAAAAAATTGAAAGAGATATCATCAAACTTCATCTTAGTAAATGAATCATATGAGAAAATTCCAGAATTTTTGGAGAAAAAGGGTATAAAATATGTGGATGGTATTTTCTTTGACTTAGGACTTTCATCTTATCAATTGGAAATTAGTAAAAGAGGGTTTTCTTTTAAAAGATTAGATGAGCCTTTAGATATGAGATTTTCTAAAGATGAAAATTTGACTGCTGAATATATACTTAATAATTATTCAGTGAATGAATTAGAGCGGGTTTTTAGAGATTATGGGGAGGAGCCTTATTACAGAAAATTAGCAATGGCAATATGTGAAGAGAGAAAGAAAAAGGCTTTTAAGAAGGTTGAAGATTTAGTGTCTGTTGTAGAAAAGATTATTCCTAAGAAAGGAAGGATTCATCCCGCTACGCGTGCCTTTCAGGCTTTGAGAATTGAAGTTAATAAAGAATTGAAGGTATTTGAAAATACATTACATAGAATCTTGCCCTTTATTAGGAAAGGTGGAAGGTTAGTAGTTATATCATATCATTCTTTAGAAGACAGGATAATAAAAAATTTTTTAAAGGATAAGGAAAAAGAGGGAGAAATGGAAATTATAACAAAGAAGGTCTTAAGACCTTCTTATGAGGAAATTAGAATGAACCAAAGGGCAAGAAGTGCGAAAATGAGGGTGGGAGAGAAAACATGAATATGAAACTAATTTTATTGATATTAATATTGATTTTCGCCTCTGTTCTTATAAATATAGAAGCATCAAAATTAAAGGAAGAAAATAGAAAGTTATTGAAATTAATACAAAATCTTGAAGAAGAAAAAATTTATTACGAGAATGCTCTGTTAAAAAGCATAAATTTAACTGAATTAGAGGAGAAAGCCCTGCGAATGGGATTTGTTTATCCAAAGGAGGCTCTAAAAATAAAAGTTAGAAACGAGAAGGTTATCAGTATAGATAAGATATATTTTGTGAAGCCCAATGAATAACAAAAAGAGATTAAGAATATTAACATTATTTTGGTTTATATGCATGATCTCTATAGAGGTCATTTTATTAACCTTTCAGGTTAATTTTAACATTTATGGAAATCAGTTTGGAAATGATATTCAGATTAATAGAGGAAAGATATTAGACAGAAATGGCAACGAGCTTGTTAGTAATTGTTATAGAAAATCTTTGGTAGTTAACCCTTTAAACATTGGGGAGAGTGAGAAAGAAAAAATAATTAGAAAATTAAGTAAAATCCTAAATTTGCCTGAAAAAGTGTTGTCAGAAAAATTGAATATGAAATCTAATTTTGTTTGGGTAAAAAGAATTTTAGGATACTCCGAGATTGAAAAGTTAAGTAATCTTCTTTCTTACAACAAGATTTTTCTTGTTGATGAGAAATACAGAAATTACCATTTGTCGGTAGCCACATCTCCTCTACTTGGTTTTGTAGGAGTAGATAATCAGGGTCTATATGGATTAGAAGCAGTATTAGATCAATGGTTGAGAGAAGGGAATAATGTTTATTTAACTATAGATAAGGATTTGCAAGCTACATGTGCAAATTATTTAAGAGAAGGAGTAGAGAAGTATAAAGCAAAAGGTGGATATATAGGCATTTTGGATGTATCTTCAGGTGAGATTTTAGCTTTTTCTATGCTTCCCGACTATGATTATAGAGAAAGTTTAGATTCACTAATAGATAAAATTCATGAAAAAAATCCTATAAATTTTATAATTGAGCCAGGTTCTGTTTTTAAGATAATAACTGCGAGCATTGCATTAGAAGAGGGAATAGTTAATCTAAATGAAACAGTTGAGTGTAGAGGTGAGGAAAAGGTTAATGGTCATACAATAAGGTGTACAGAAGAACATGGGAAAGTAAACTTGGAAAAAGCTATTGAAAAATCATGTAATATTTATTTTTATCATTTAGCACAAAAAATACCAAACTCTGTTTGGTATAAATATTTTAAGAGACTTCATATATTAGATCCGATTGATAGTGATATAAATCTAACTTTGAAAGACTCCCTCATTCCTGACATTAATAGTAGCAAATTTACAAAAGGTACTTTAGGTTTTGGACAAGGCATAGGTTTTACACCCTTGAAGATCTTATGGCTTTTAAGCTACGTTGGAAATAATGGAAATTTAAAGACTTTACATTTGATTAAAAAAATAGAGGACTTAAAAGGGAAAAATATATACAATGATAAAACAGAAGAATTTTCTGTTGTGTCTCCAGACACATCAAAGAAGATTCTTTCTTACATGTTTGGAGTTGTAGAACGAGGAACGGCGAGTAATCTAAATTTGAAAGGATTAAAAATAGCAGGGAAAACAGGAACTGCACAGGTTGCAAAGGATAATGGATATATTCCTGGGGTTTATAATCATCTTTTTTACGGTTTCTTATTTCTACAGAATAAAACATATGCTATTATTGTTATACTGTTAGAGCCTAAAATTGGTAAGTATGCAAAGGATACAGTGGTGCCAATTTTTAAAGAAATTGCTAAAAGATTAGTTATTTATGATGGAAGGTGGGTGCAAAATGAAAAATTTTAAAGAAGGATTAGATTATGTAAAAGAAGAAATTATAAGTGTAAAGGGAAAAGTACCTGAATATATTTCGGGTATTTCAGTGGATTCAAGAAACGTAAAAGAAAATTACGTATTCTTTGCTATGCCAGGACAAAAAGAAGATGGAAAAAAATATATAAAATCCGCTATAGAAAATGGGGCTATATGTATCATATTCAGCGGAGAATTGTCAGAGGATTATTTCGTGGATAACATTTCTTATGTTCAAGTTAGAGATATCCAAAAAGTTCTTGGAAGGCTTTCTGCCTGGTTTAACGACTTCCCATCTCAAAAATTAACTATTATAGGAGTTACAGGGACTAATGGGAAGACTACTGTAACCCATCTTCTATACCACTATTGGAAAACAAAGGGGGAGAAAGCAGGACTTATTGGGACCATTTATAATAAATTAGATGAAGAAACCCTTAGTACTAATTTCACTACTCCTCAACCACCGGAATTACAATCACTGTTAAAGAAAATGGTGGAAAAAGGAATTAAATATGTTTCTATGGAAATATCTTCCCATGCATTAGCTCTTAGAAGAACTGAAGATTTATATATAGATGGAGCTGTCTTTACTAATTTAACTCAAGATCATTTGGATTTTCATCATACAATGGAAGAATATTTTAGTGCCAAGAAGAAGATTTTTAATTTACTTAAAAGAGATGGTTTTGGGGTTTTAAACAAGGATGATGATTGGGTAAAACAAGTATTTATCAATAATAAAACTATTTGGTGCTCTCTTTATGATAAAGTGGATTTATATGTAAGTCATTGGGAAAATAGAGAAGAAGGTTTAAAGTTGTTAATATCTACCCCTAAAGGTGATTTAGATTTAAATTTGAAATTGAGAGGAAAGTTTAATGTCTATAATATTCTTTTAGCCACAGGAGTATTGATAGGTCTTGATGAGGATTTAGAAAACATTAAATACGCATGGGAATCTTTTAATGGCGTGCCTGGTAGATTAGAGTTTGTAGATGAAGGGCAAAATTTTTCCGTTATTATTGATTATGCCCATACTCCTGATGGACTTAACAACATTTTATCTACAGTTTCAGAGTTTACAAAGGGAAGAAAAATATTGGTTTTTGGTTGTGGAGGAGATAGGGATCCTTTTAAAAGACCAAAGATGGGAGAGATTGCGGGTAAACTTGCAGACTATGTGATAATAACTTCTGACAATCCAAGAAATGAGGATCCTTATAAGATAATAAGAGAAATAGAAGAAGGAATTAAAGGCTCTGGCTTTAAAGACTATGTTGTGATTGAAAATAGAGAATTGGCAATAAAGCATGCTATTGAAGTAGCAAAGCAAGGAGATAGTGTAATTATAGCTGGGAAAGGTCATGAGGATTATCAAATAATAGGATCAGAAAAAATACATTTTAGTGATAAAGAGGTTGCTCAAAAATATCTTAGAGAGAGAAAGTCCCATGAAGCTAAGAGTTAAAGAGATTTTAGAGGCTATAAATGGAAAACTTATAAAGGGAGATTTAGGTTATGAGGTAAGCTCTGTTTCTACAGATTCGAGAAAATATAAAGAAAATTCCCTATTTATACCTATTAAAGGTGAGAAGTATGATGGTCATGACTTTATAGATGATGCTTTAAGGAATGGGGCTGTAGGGTTTATTTTTAGTAGAAATATAAATGAAAGTGCATTTCAAAAGTGTAAATTTGCTATAGAGGTAGAAGATACTTTATCTTCTCTTTGGAAGTTAGCGGAGTATTATAGAAATAGAGAAAACTTTAAGGTTATTGGGATTACTGGTAGTTCTGGTAAAACAACAACAAAATACTTTACTTATTCTATTTTTAAAGAGTTTGCTTCTGTAAATTATAGTAAGGAAAATTTTAATAACGAAATAGGAGTGCCTCTTACCATTTTAGATACTGAAAATTCTTATGATTACTTAATTTTAGAACTTGCTATGAGAGGATTAGGACAAATTAAATTGCTAAGTAAAATTGCAAGACCAGACTTTGCAGTGATTACAAATATAGGGACTGCCCATATAGGTATATTAGGGTCTCAAGAGAATATTGCAAAGGCAAAGGCTGAAATTTTTGAATATTTAAATCCCAAGGGATGGGCACTGCTAAATGGTGATAATGAATGGTGCGTAAGAATATATGATTCTCTCAATTATAACAAGCTAAGATTTGGTTTTGATAAAGAAAATGATATAGTAGGAGAAGTTGAATATTACGAAAATAATGCAAAATTAGGAATAAAATTTCCAGATGGTAAAAAGATAAAATTGACTGTACCTATCTATCCTCAAGAAATATATCATAATCTTATCGCAAGTTTAACCCTATTTTGGCTAAATTTTCCTAATAAGATAGAGGAAATTGGGGAGAAAGTAGAATTAAAGTTTCCCCCTATGAGGCTAAGTATATTAAAGGGAGTTAAAAATTCTGTAATCATAAATGATACATATAATGCAAACCCTGACTCAGTATTGGTTGCTCTAAATTTCCTTAAGGCTTATTCACATGGAAAAAGAAAAATAGCCGTACTTGGTGATATGTTGGAGCTTGGAGATTATAGCTTGGAATTACATAGACAGATTATTTTAAAAGCTTTAGAAAGGACGGACCTCCTTTTTCTTTATGGGGAAGAGATGGAAAAAGCTTTAGCAAGCTTAAAAGAAAAATTAGAGAGTGACCGTAAAATATATTGTGAAAAAGATTTTCAAGCTCTTTTAGAAATGATTTTAAATGAAATAAGAGAAAATGATTTAATATTAGTAAAGGGCTCAAGAGGTATGAAGATGGAAAATTTTGTTAAGTATTTGGAGGAGAAAAATGAATAGTCTACTATTAATTTTTATACTTGCTTTTATTTTATCTTTATTCTTAACGAGATTTTTGATTTTTCTCTTAAAGAAATATAAGATTGGAAAGCATATAAGAAAAGAGGGACCCACAGAGCATTACAAAAAAGAAGGGACACCCGTAATGGGAGGTCTTATTTTTCTTGTAATAATGATCCCCTTTTTATTCCATAAAAATACTTTTTTCTTTGCCCTTTCTACTATATTAATGGGGCTTTTTGGCTTATTAGATGATATCCTCTTGTTAATAAATAAAGATTATGGAATAAAACCACTAAGAAAAATAATAATAACCTTAATAATTTCAATATTTCTATATATATTTGCTCCAAAGAATACATACATTTATACGAATAATCACTCTTGGAATTTAGGAATTTTATATCCCATATTTTTTGTATTGCTTTTTACCTATCTCCCAAATGCTATAAATTTAACAGATGGATTGGATGGTCTTGGAGGTGGTATTTCTTTAATCTCTTTGATTTTTCTTCTAATTTTCCTATTAATTAGGAATGATTTTATGAATGCTGTGGCGACTGTCTGTCTTATATCTGCAATTTTGGGCTTTTTATGGTTTAATGTCCATCCCGCGGAGATTATTATGGGAGATGTGGGTGCTTTTTCTTTAGGTTCTGCCCTTGCAAGCCTACTGGTTTTGTCAAAAACAGAAGCGTTATTTTTATTTGTTAGTGGTATACCATTTTTAGAATCATTATCGGTCTTTATTCAGGTAGCTTTCTACAAATTGAAAAAAAGAAGAATTTTTAAAATGAGTCCATTGCACCATCATTTTGAGCTTAGTGGCTGGAAGGAAACAAAAGTTGTAGGAAGGTTTTATATTCTACATTTATTAATATTGATAGGAGGCTTCATTTTATGGACTTATCTTTAAAGGGTAAGAGGGTTTTAGTTTTAGGTTTGGGAGAAAGCGGTTTTTATTCTGCCTTATTTTTAAAAGAGAAAGGGGCAGATGTAATTGTTAACGATATTAAAAAAGAGGAAAATTTTTTAAATCATATTCCCACATTTAAAGAGAAAGGTATAGAGTACATATTTGGAGAGCATC is from Dictyoglomus sp. NZ13-RE01 and encodes:
- a CDS encoding 16S rRNA (cytosine(1402)-N(4))-methyltransferase, with product MEMIHIPVMLKEVVDYLNIRPNGIYIDATVGLGGHAGEILKRLKDGLLIGFDKDSEEIAITEKKLKEISSNFILVNESYEKIPEFLEKKGIKYVDGIFFDLGLSSYQLEISKRGFSFKRLDEPLDMRFSKDENLTAEYILNNYSVNELERVFRDYGEEPYYRKLAMAICEERKKKAFKKVEDLVSVVEKIIPKKGRIHPATRAFQALRIEVNKELKVFENTLHRILPFIRKGGRLVVISYHSLEDRIIKNFLKDKEKEGEMEIITKKVLRPSYEEIRMNQRARSAKMRVGEKT
- a CDS encoding UDP-N-acetylmuramoyl-L-alanyl-D-glutamate--2,6-diaminopimelate ligase; the protein is MKNFKEGLDYVKEEIISVKGKVPEYISGISVDSRNVKENYVFFAMPGQKEDGKKYIKSAIENGAICIIFSGELSEDYFVDNISYVQVRDIQKVLGRLSAWFNDFPSQKLTIIGVTGTNGKTTVTHLLYHYWKTKGEKAGLIGTIYNKLDEETLSTNFTTPQPPELQSLLKKMVEKGIKYVSMEISSHALALRRTEDLYIDGAVFTNLTQDHLDFHHTMEEYFSAKKKIFNLLKRDGFGVLNKDDDWVKQVFINNKTIWCSLYDKVDLYVSHWENREEGLKLLISTPKGDLDLNLKLRGKFNVYNILLATGVLIGLDEDLENIKYAWESFNGVPGRLEFVDEGQNFSVIIDYAHTPDGLNNILSTVSEFTKGRKILVFGCGGDRDPFKRPKMGEIAGKLADYVIITSDNPRNEDPYKIIREIEEGIKGSGFKDYVVIENRELAIKHAIEVAKQGDSVIIAGKGHEDYQIIGSEKIHFSDKEVAQKYLRERKSHEAKS
- a CDS encoding UDP-N-acetylmuramoyl-tripeptide--D-alanyl-D-alanine ligase; the protein is MKLRVKEILEAINGKLIKGDLGYEVSSVSTDSRKYKENSLFIPIKGEKYDGHDFIDDALRNGAVGFIFSRNINESAFQKCKFAIEVEDTLSSLWKLAEYYRNRENFKVIGITGSSGKTTTKYFTYSIFKEFASVNYSKENFNNEIGVPLTILDTENSYDYLILELAMRGLGQIKLLSKIARPDFAVITNIGTAHIGILGSQENIAKAKAEIFEYLNPKGWALLNGDNEWCVRIYDSLNYNKLRFGFDKENDIVGEVEYYENNAKLGIKFPDGKKIKLTVPIYPQEIYHNLIASLTLFWLNFPNKIEEIGEKVELKFPPMRLSILKGVKNSVIINDTYNANPDSVLVALNFLKAYSHGKRKIAVLGDMLELGDYSLELHRQIILKALERTDLLFLYGEEMEKALASLKEKLESDRKIYCEKDFQALLEMILNEIRENDLILVKGSRGMKMENFVKYLEEKNE
- a CDS encoding penicillin-binding protein, which translates into the protein MNNKKRLRILTLFWFICMISIEVILLTFQVNFNIYGNQFGNDIQINRGKILDRNGNELVSNCYRKSLVVNPLNIGESEKEKIIRKLSKILNLPEKVLSEKLNMKSNFVWVKRILGYSEIEKLSNLLSYNKIFLVDEKYRNYHLSVATSPLLGFVGVDNQGLYGLEAVLDQWLREGNNVYLTIDKDLQATCANYLREGVEKYKAKGGYIGILDVSSGEILAFSMLPDYDYRESLDSLIDKIHEKNPINFIIEPGSVFKIITASIALEEGIVNLNETVECRGEEKVNGHTIRCTEEHGKVNLEKAIEKSCNIYFYHLAQKIPNSVWYKYFKRLHILDPIDSDINLTLKDSLIPDINSSKFTKGTLGFGQGIGFTPLKILWLLSYVGNNGNLKTLHLIKKIEDLKGKNIYNDKTEEFSVVSPDTSKKILSYMFGVVERGTASNLNLKGLKIAGKTGTAQVAKDNGYIPGVYNHLFYGFLFLQNKTYAIIVILLEPKIGKYAKDTVVPIFKEIAKRLVIYDGRWVQNEKF
- the mraY gene encoding phospho-N-acetylmuramoyl-pentapeptide-transferase gives rise to the protein MNSLLLIFILAFILSLFLTRFLIFLLKKYKIGKHIRKEGPTEHYKKEGTPVMGGLIFLVIMIPFLFHKNTFFFALSTILMGLFGLLDDILLLINKDYGIKPLRKIIITLIISIFLYIFAPKNTYIYTNNHSWNLGILYPIFFVLLFTYLPNAINLTDGLDGLGGGISLISLIFLLIFLLIRNDFMNAVATVCLISAILGFLWFNVHPAEIIMGDVGAFSLGSALASLLVLSKTEALFLFVSGIPFLESLSVFIQVAFYKLKKRRIFKMSPLHHHFELSGWKETKVVGRFYILHLLILIGGFILWTYL
- the mraZ gene encoding division/cell wall cluster transcriptional repressor MraZ, producing the protein MFIGEYIHSLDEKGRLTIPNVFRQELGDKFYITRGFNKCLHLYTIEEWMKFSEFLLSFSPTDEASINLKRFWFSSSVEGCWDKLGRVLIPVYLREYAELDKDVVIIGVGKYIEVWNKENWEKFKKQVDLLEKLKEINEKVERSWK